AGGTGACAGTCTGTGCGGTAGAATCCGGCTTCATGAAGGGGCCCTTGTTGAGGGGAAACGGGTGTCGCAACACGTTTCTACCGCAACTGGGGCCTTCTTCAATTCAAGAACGAGACTTCTTCATGAATTTTCCGGGCTAGGTGCCGAAGGGGTGCAGCTCGGCACGCGCATGGTCGCGAGCGCTGAATCTCCCGTGCACGAGAACTGGAAGAAGTCGATCACCGAGGCCAGCGAGACGGATACGATCTTCCTGAATCGGAGATTCGGCCCGGGGCTCCGGGCATTGCGCACCGAGCACACCGAAGCCCTCGAGTACAGCGACCGCAACGTCATCAGTGAACTCGGCAAGGCCATGGAGCTCTATTTCGGAGGAGACATGAACGCCTCGATCGCGCTCACCGGACAGGTCGCAGGGCGCATCGACGAGATCCGCCCCGTCGCGGAGGTGCTGAACGAAATCGTCGGCGAGTTCTTCGAGGTGACCGCCGAGCTGGGAAGGCGCTACCCCGCGAGCTGAGGAGCGATCGTCAGGAATCGAAACCGACCACCGTGCGAATGGATTCGCCGGCATGCATCAGCTCGAAAGCGTCGTTGATCTTCTCGAGCGGCAGCACATGGGTAATCAGGTCATCGATGTTGATCTTCCCTTCCATGTACCAGTCCACGATCTTCGGAACGTCCCTCCGGCTCTTGGCGCCGCCGAAGGCACAGCCCTTCCACACGCGTCCCGTCACCAGTTGGAAGGGTCGGGTCGCGATTTCCTCACCGGCCCCGGCGACACCGATGACGATCGACTCGCCCCATCCCCGGTGGCAGCATTCCAGCGCCTGACGCATCACGTTCACATTGCCGATGCACTCGAAGCTGTAGTCAGCGCCTCCACCCGTGAGTTCTACGAGGTGGGGAACCAGATCGTCCACTTCGGCGGGATTCACGAAGTCGGTCATTCCGAAACGCTCGGCCAGCGCGCGCTTGTCCGGGTTGGTGTCGACGCCGACGATACGGTCCGCACCCACCATCCGCAGAGCCTGGAGAACGTTCAGGCCGATACCGCCGAGCCCGAACACGACGCAATTCGCACCGGCTTCCACCCGTGCCGTGTTCACCACCGCACCGACCCCGGTGGTGACGCCGCAGCCGATGTAGCAGACCTTCTCGAAGGGAGCGTCCTTGCGGATCTTTGCCAACGCAATCTCAGGCAAGACCGTGTAGTTCGAGAAGGTCGACGTTCCCATGTAGTGATAGAGCGCCTCTCCGCCCGAGGAGAAACGGCTCGTGCCGTCGGGCATCAGCCCCTGGCCCTGGGTCGCACGGATCGCGGTGCATAGATTGCTCTTGCCGGAAAGACAGGTCTTGCACTGGCGACACTCCGGCGTGTACAGCGGGATCACATGGTCTCCGGCCGCAACGCTGGAGACGCCCTTCCCCACTTCGACGACGACGCCGGCTCCCTCGTGGCCGAGGATGCTGGGAAAGAGACCCTCCGGATCCCGGCCCGAGAGGGTGTAGGCATCCGTGTGGCAGACGCCGGTGGCCTTGATCTCGACCAGGACCTCGCCGGCCTTCGGCCCGTCCAGCTCCACCTCTTCGATCGTGAGCGGCTTGCCGGCCTCCCGGGCTACTGCGGCGCGCACCTTCATCGATTTTCCTCCTCGGGTCGAGAGCAGGCCGGCAGGGTATCAGGCGGCCGGTGCAGGCACATGCTAGAGACCGCCCTCATGACCAAGCGATTCGACGAACTTCTGCGCCTGCTCGATCTCGAAGAGATCGAGCTCAACATCTTCCGCGGCCAGAACGAGTCCGGCCAGGAAGGGCGGCTCTTCGGCGGCCAGGTCCTCTCCCAGGCCCTCGCTGCAGCGGGCCGGACCATCGAGAACCTTCCAGCCCATTCCCTCCACGCCTACTT
This region of bacterium genomic DNA includes:
- a CDS encoding S-(hydroxymethyl)glutathione dehydrogenase/class III alcohol dehydrogenase, whose amino-acid sequence is MKVRAAVAREAGKPLTIEEVELDGPKAGEVLVEIKATGVCHTDAYTLSGRDPEGLFPSILGHEGAGVVVEVGKGVSSVAAGDHVIPLYTPECRQCKTCLSGKSNLCTAIRATQGQGLMPDGTSRFSSGGEALYHYMGTSTFSNYTVLPEIALAKIRKDAPFEKVCYIGCGVTTGVGAVVNTARVEAGANCVVFGLGGIGLNVLQALRMVGADRIVGVDTNPDKRALAERFGMTDFVNPAEVDDLVPHLVELTGGGADYSFECIGNVNVMRQALECCHRGWGESIVIGVAGAGEEIATRPFQLVTGRVWKGCAFGGAKSRRDVPKIVDWYMEGKINIDDLITHVLPLEKINDAFELMHAGESIRTVVGFDS